tagtcggtgcaatacaatacaaattaaacagtataaacatatctacaatataatataaatatatgtgcacagttttaagtgagtgagagtaaatatagagcagtttaagatgcaagagcaatacaacagtgcaggtgatcattgtgcaagtaaagcaggagtccatgctgagcgttaattaTAATGATGTAATAGTACTATAAATGAACTTACAGTAATCATAAAAATGCATCACAGCAATGATTTTGGGACTGTAAAGGAAAATACAGGAAGTactgagaaagaaaataaagtcaCAGAACTGCAGTAGTGATTTTTTGACTTTTCCAGTAACTTACTGGCATCCAGCTGCCAGTAAGTTACTGTGAAATTTACAAAAAACTTCTTCACTGTGTAGCAACATATTAACTCCACACAGCATTTTCCTGAAGAAAGTCCTAATTTTGTTACAAAGGTTATGGTCTCACAAATAGTGTTGAAGCAAGAATAAAATATAGAGAAAACATGactgaaaaccaaaaacatgGATCTGAATAGCCCAGATGAAACCTGTAATCTCATTTTGCTAAATGTGAATTTTCTCTTGGCCTGCAGGCCAAAGTTTTGCACCTTGATGAACATGGaggattttattcttttgttttttgacctCGTTTTCCTAATCAACCACCAAGGCcaggaataaagaaaataaattggaTTGATCAGCTTGAGGTAACTTATAGCTGCATTTGAGAAAGTGCTGCAGATAACACTCACCAACAGCAATAATAATTTCAcagtttagaaatgttttgatttgatttaaagaCGGTTTTAAACGAACAATGGAAACACTGTAGTGCTATATAACTAAAACTGAGCTTTAAAGAGGGGGGAGGACTTGTTGTTCATTCATTATGCAGGAGCGGGAAGGCAGACAGGTAAGCTCTCCTGGGTCATGGGTTAGATCTCCTGTTTCACTTTGCCACAATAAGGCGCTATTCTTTGTTAAAGTTTACTTCAGGTGGTAAATATCAGGTATCACCAGTGACACAAGCTGCTGTAAACACTGGGAGCTCCTGGAGTCTGACTTTCATCCtatcaaaatgttttctgaacagCCACCTTATGAGATAAACTTTAGAAGAAGTATCCAGAACAGGAGTTGGAGTTTTCCTTCctgctgtcactacatgcatgcttagtataAGGGGTTGCTGCAAAGTAAATGacacaatgcaagcaactgtccactgtcactacattcTTATGCAGGAAGAGTTAATACTGaaagtcagtgacttgatgcaatctgctgggttttcttagatagaaaaacattttaaccagtttgatccataaactgaacttgactgcattgtttgaaaaCTATATTAAATTGGATTGTACGTaattgacttgaaatctgtctgCATgcttcgattgaattgacttttcttttgtaaattGCCTTGGGATATTTGTCAGGAAttggggctatataaataaaatgaattgaattgaaatgattaTCGATCTGGAGAGGATTACAAAGCTGTTTGACAAGATTTGGGGTTCCACCGAACCACAGTGAGATCCATTATCCAGAATTGAAGCCATGAGAAACCTTTCAAGGAGTGGCTaccctaccaaaattactccaaggtGCATCTGGGAAATACCCAgtaggtcacaaaagaacccagaacaacatctaaagcagtgCAAGCTTGTTATTTGTTAAAACGCTTGGCTGAGTGGAACTGGCAACGTCACAAATTTGATACATTCAAGGGACCTGTCAGAAATGTTtccacagagacagaaaagtgTGTAAGAGTGGAGAGTTATTTATTAGCTCAGCCAAAAAAGGTCAAACCACAGCTCTCCTGCATCAGAGCCTATTATAAACATGATCAATGAAAATAGCAGCAGAAACAGTTGTCAGCATTAGATTTAGTAGAATCTGAAGCAGTACAGGTATAATTCagacttaaataaaaataggtAATTAAAAAGAGTTTTAATGATATTCATGCATTCTTGCCTTTCCAAGAAACCTATGTCACTGTTCTTTTAATGATAACCTTTAAAACTAAATGACAGTGTTTATGATTATTATTGATTCTTCTAacattgattatttttgttcatttcattTGATTACAGAGTTGAACATGGAGTACAACccatcagaccatcctcgggctAGCACAATATTCTTGAGCAAATCTCATAATGATGGTGAGTAGCTTTGTTTCTTATATTATTTGTTTCCTCATGCTGCATTAAGTTTTAAGAAAATCATTGTGGAAATAGTCAGGTAGAATCTACTACCTATATAATAAGGACTGTCAACAGATTGCACACTTAAGTGATTGTTAGCAAATTGTATTAATCGTGAATGGCCCTTTGTTAATTGGTTTGCAGAAAGTTGTATTTTCAGCCTCATTTGCTTTAGTTTTACAAGCGTGTAtctataaattcagttttcagccCTCATTGCATCAAAACTAACTGATACGTTTTATTGATCCTTATGATTCTGGCATTTTTTTCCTTGTCATGAACATATTAATCTCTTTATTATGagtttaaacaataaaatttttattcCAGATTGATTTTCCTCCATTCGATTTAAACACAAACGGTACGCTTTTCGGTTGATAtgattttgtaatttattgttCAAGTCCTTTGTTTCCATGATTGAAAACACTGTGATGATGATATTAAATAGATGAAAACACTTTCGTCTTAACTAAGCCAATTCAAGTTCTTTAAtgggtttagttttttttttcttgttttttttgctttaatgctgaaaactatatttttgtgaaatttgtTTCTTAATATTGTTTGCATGTAAAGAGCTGAGAAGCAACATTTTTACCCTCCCCATGTATTTACACAGAAGtatataaatgttcacacaaaaGGCATATTTAACACGGAAGTTGTTTAAAACATTGCAGAAATATACCTGGGCCAGTATGAGCTTTTCAGAATGAGATATTATATTGGTGTgtacacaaatatttaaaacaaaaataactgacATGATGTAATTACTTtaactgaaaacagaaaagctaTGATTATTCCTACTGCTGCCTAAATAATATGACGTATTGATTATAAATCATAAGGTTGTTggttcttctttttttcagatGTGATTTATAGGAGTGGTGAGTAGTGTGTCTCGATCTCCCTCTAGTGGCCAGACTCTCTAGGTGCTCTGATAATGTTCATTTCCAACATTTTCTGcatctgttttctttctgcaaaattattttaatgagttttttttttgagtcaacaatattgaatgtttttttctttttttgcttccTGTGATAACAGCATGTTGTGCAGTTTGAAAACTTCTGGCTTTTGTATGTCGCTTAGTGCTGCTTACGGTGAGTTATagttgatatttatttattttgttttgtttacagtgCGAGAGAAACAAAAGAGCCTCTTCACCAATAATGTGAGTGCATAATAAAAGCTATATTAGTtcataaatgcagctttttcTGCTCTGAATGGATTAAACTAGGTTGCTCATTGTCGTCCCTCTGCACATGGTGACATTCGTTCATGCTTTAtgtgggtcagacaaagagttgTTCGGCGTAATGTCAGTCTctgtatgtgtgtatttttgCAGCATGGCATTCTGAGGCGAAAATACAGCTCCTGCTCAACCATCTTCCTGGATGACAACACAGCCAGCCAACCCAACCTCAAATACACCATCAAATGGTTGGAACAGGAAAACTGCGCACTGAtatcaaaaatatttgtattttctagTTAATCCTTgacttttctcttttcttttgctttcataGCGTTGCTTTAGCAATTTACTACCATATAAAAAACAGGTGAGGAACACTGATAAGCATCATTTGTCCAACTGATTGTTAGCAGACTGGCCTTGCTTACATTGGCTTATGTTGCACCCTCAGAATTTGATTGCATACTTTTCAAATGTAAGTTCATTTTACATCCCTAATCCAATTCGGGCATAACATTTTATATTAAggccttttgtttttgttgtctgaAATGTCTGCAGAATAAACTCTGATTTGtagcattttgtttattttagaccgatttcttttttatttggtcTTCATATTATTTCTTGAAGTCTCTTTAATTAAAAGTAAATTGACGTCCAAtgttttttactgaaaagtGTAGAACAAAGCATTTCCCCAATTGCAGAGACACAAATGGAGGCATGCTCTTGGACATCTTTGATGAAAAGCGTCACCCTCTTTCGGTGAGTTGTGTGATTTAACTCTTTCTCACGTTGCATACTAGGTTAGACTAAGATCTTCTTTCAGTGGTGCAATGTCTACATACCCTCATACGTCTTGAACATTTTACCCTCTTaacgttacagccacaaacttgtgtatttcataaaaagttTATGAGATAGACCAGCGcagagtagtgcataattgtgaattggAAGGAAATTGTCAATGGTTTACAAAGATTTTTGATTCCACAAAGTTTTGTACTGGGGTACtaataaaaaatgatacaaaaaaatatacaataaaaatgtggaaaagttagggtggtataaattattttttaaggtATGTGTGTGGTTGGTTTGGTTAGTAAGTTTATATGTaagattattgtttttattttattagaggGTAAACTTGTCATTAACTATTTATTTTAAGTCAGAAAGAAGACGTTTATTAGGACCTTTGAGCCaagtcttttgcattttattaaacTACATCCAGAATGTCCTAATAATATCCTCCTCTTATTTATGTCCGTCTTTTGCTTCCAGAAATCAGAGGTTCCACTGGACTACAACCAATATGACCCGGACCAGAGGCAAATCTACCGTTTCGTCAGGACCCTTTTCAGTGCTGCCCAGCTCACTTCTGAATGTGCCATCGTCACACTGGTGAGATTTCTTTCTGATCATATTGCAAACGTGCACAACGTGTCTCTTAAAGTAAGACAATATGTGGGAAATTCCCACCAGTCTTACACACAAACACGCATGCATTTTACAGTGGTGCTCCAAAGTGGGAGGAGTTCAGCACAAAATGAATGCATACTCGCAAATTCTTTGGGGTATGAAATTCTGAGTAAAACAGTTGCCTTGTTTTTATGTCCTTTACATCTTgatttggttctgcaggtgtaCTTGGAGAGACTCCTTACTTATGCAGAGATTGACATCTGTCCAGGAAACTGGAAAAGGATTGTTCTTGGCGCCATCCTGCTGGCCTCCAAGGTCTGGGACGACCAGGCTGTCTGGAACGTCGACTACTGCCAGATCCTCAAGGATATAACCGTGGAAGACATGTAAGTCAACTCTGTTGACATGCTTTGGTCCAAAATCGAAGGACTGGATTAAGGTGCAGGTTTTACTTGGATAATTGTGAGAGCAAAGGAAGCTAAATTTAAGACCAACGTTTTTTAAACCAGAGATGGGATTGTTGATAGAAAAAGGATTAATGTATTGGACTTGCCAGTCTCTTGTCCTGACCTGTCCTCAATGGTGAATAGGTGGTAGATTGATGATGAAATGAAAGAAAGGAAATCGACCCAATGTTTTCGTATCGTCCttggaaaaacattgtttaAGCTTTGTGGGAAGGAATAACATCATCATTAATAGTGAACGCTACAAACCCAGACTGCATAAATGAGATGGATGTGTATTAACAGTAAATATCAAGCTgacaaagaacaataaaaacacatattgGAACTAATATTGTCTGCATGCTAATGCAAGCAGTGTACCATTTCATAGTAACTTTAGGAATCCTGgctttttataaaaacacatgtTGCAAAGCTTATCCCGGCCTGAAAAGCCCACCTTGTAAAATTGAAGTATTATTCGTATAACTTTAAATGTGAACACTTTATGTCAAAAACAGTCCTCCAAGAGATTTTCATCTGTCCCAGAGATGACAAACCAAACCACAGCTGGAGCTCCCTGCTCTTGCCTGAATCAATCAGCACTGTTTTCCAACTTATAGAAAGGGATGGCAAGAAAGGACCCATTGTGGTGGTTGGTTTTTGTCAATTTGTTACTTAGACATCTTGTTTATTCCCAAAGATTTGCTCCATGTAGTCATTTAGGAATAAGatagatgttttattttgtatttttaaccaGGAATGAACTGGAGCGACAGTTTCTGGAACTCCTGCAGTTCAACATCAATGTACCGTCCAGTGTCTACGCCAAGTACTACTTTGACCTACGATCACTCTCAGAGTCCAACAATCTCAGCTTCCCGCTGGAGCCGCTCAGCAGGGAAAAGGCTCGGAAGTTAGAGGTGAGAACCTTTTCTCCTTTAGTTATTCATTAACTGCAGGAGAATTCCACAGTATGTGTGGAATTTCTTAAAATCGGGTGGGAATTTATGCTTCTTCACACAAACCTTGATGCTACCTGTAAGTAGTAGTATAGGTGGTGGTTAAATGCTAGAGCGGTCTCAGAAACACTTTGAAATTTCACCATCTAGACAAGTGAAATTCCATTTAATTGTAGAAATTGCCCCTTTGGTGTGGAAGAAGTTTTCTGATTTATTATTGATAAACACAAAAAGtgcaattaaattaaacaatctTTTAATAGGGTTTTATTTTGCAGTAGGGTAATTTCAAACTGTAATAAGATTACAGTGATTTTTCtgatctgttttatttaaataaatgtattcagtgCAACTGATATGTTTCTTACTATATCACAGGCAAAAGCTTGAACTGCTGTTTTCTGGGGTGTAAATATGAAATTGCACAAAATCCAGAAAGAATCGATGACAAAATAGTTAGAAATTTTAGACGTTATCTTCTTGGCTGCTGTAAATGGtacaatgaagaaaaaaataatgcttAGACACATTTTCAGTGGCTTAACACAAAGATATGACAAAGATGTGAGAAACTATGACAAGATATGACAAAATTAATGacatgacataaaaaaaacattttatcctgtTTGGATTTTTTGCCCTTTCCAAAGGCCATTTCCAGACTATGTGACGATAAGTACAAAGACCTTCGGAGAGCTGCCAGGAAACGCTCGGCCAGCATGGACAACCTGTGTGGTAGACGATGGGTTCCTGCAATTCTCTCCTAACCACTCATCAGCATCCCATCCTGGACTGGAGCTGCATGCTACTGGTTGGATGGGAAACTCTGAGACTGCAGATCACAGGAAAAGATCCAGAACTGGTTGGTGCAGATTGCAAGACTTTTAGTTACTTTGGATCCTTAATGCAGAACTTGATGGAACAGCTGTGGTTCAACACCAAATGGTAAAGGTCACAGCTTCAAAGTGGAACTATGTACAACATGAACACGGGCTTTGGAAGATAAGACTCCAGAGACGTTTCTACCTTAACATGATGCCTTCATAGTGCCTCAACTTGTCTACTGAGGAGGATGCAGGaatctttgtgttttctttcaccTGTTTATGGACAAACAGCTTTGGACCAAGTTCTGGGGTAATGTGAAGCCTTCAGACGCTTTAGGACATGGCAACGTTAACCTGCTGTGACATAAAAACCTTTGCCTATGTTTCTAAGTTTCTCCTGAATTTGTCTGGCTCAGTTTTAAAGATAAACATATAATATAATAGCTGTTCAGACAGCCTTAAAAGGAATAGAAGTTATTTTGCTCTATAATTCAAACATTAGCCGAGTGTTGAGATTTTTGCTTGTTATTTATATCCTTTGATAAACAATGAAAGTGTTCTTGAAGGTTCACAGTACTTCTGGTGTACCTCTTCATACTCAGGTAGTGCATTATGTTAATTTGCTGTGATGCTCCATATAAGCAATAGCAAGACAGTTCTCCTTCTAAACAATATCTGTAAGATAAACCCCAACTCTTTCTCCCTGATTATCAGTATTACCATGAtcttaaaatgattttatcACATATTTCCCAAAGGCTAAGTAGACTGCAGCACATCTCACTCACTAACTTATTCAGTATTACTGAAAAGTGGATGAGAATATGTTACATCTACAGTGCATTTGGAAAGCTTCCAGTCGTCCCTGTTGCTGCTGGGTGAGAGACGGTTCCTTTGTTCTAACCCCTCAAACATGGGGTACATGTGGATTAAACATAATGATCATGATTTTTACAGAGAAAGTAAAACTCCATAAACTATAGCAACCAAAGATTTCTTTTAATTGGGTATAATTTAGACCATGTCGAAatatcaaatataaaaaaaatcccttttttcCACAAtgttggttaaaaataaacaatactgTGTTAAAGTTATCCatactgtcagtgtgtgatcAAGTTGTTGTGTCTATGTGTTAAATTAGCACAAATATATACTTTGATTTCTTGTGAATTGGACTGATTACTAAACTAGTAATACGtatatttattttaggaaaTAACTTTGTACAGTTTATAAAGAACTCCAATTCTCAAAAATGGctgttatattattatttattgttgtgttgatttgtattttttaaataaaggaagGTACTTTTGTTTGATAATTGTTGGTCATTGATGGCggatttgcacattttaaaaaacttttttaaagttttgcatTTTGCAATTATTTTTCAGTTGAGATGCACATACATAGTGCTTGTTATACAGGTTAAAAAAGATGTACAGTCACTGCACATAAATCTGGGAGGGGTATAAGGCCATTTTTGGACAAGTTGAagtttctacaaataaaatgttttttgttacagTTCTACCGGGAATGGGTGTCCTACCAAATTTCCCTCAAGGTACTACTGTGCAGATATTACCAAAGCTCCATCTAAGACTTCACAGACCTCAGTTACATTTGAATTGTTCAAGTTCATTACAGgactatttttaaaaacattgtatttAGATTGTATGGATTGTTTGCAAATGCTGCAAAGAGAAAGCCTTTCCATTAAATGGGTTCCAATTGCATGCAATGAACCACAAGGTCAaggtcaaatttatttttatcacacatttaaaacaacatacATTGAGCAAATTGCTGTACGATAAAATGCAGATATCTAGCAATATGACATGTTTGACCATAATGCACTGCTTCAAGTTTGGATAAAACCAAATTCAGCTTATTGGCACCAACCGTCAAACACAGTAGTGGAAGGTGGATCATTTGGGGTTATTTGGCAGCCACAATCACTGATTCAACCATGACTTTTATAATACCAAAGTATCCTATAGTcaaatgtgagaccatctgtCCGACAGCTGACATTTGGCCTAAACTGGGTCACCGACAGTACCATAATCCTATGATGTCATTTTGTTcacctttaaataaatttagaaCCTTGCAGACCAGCTAATTTTTACCCTATCCAGTTAAACCACAGTATTGGAAAAAAGGGGGCACTTTCTTCTTTTAGCAATTGTATATTGCACTCATTGGTTTCGCTTTACAAGCTGGatagtgtcttgcccaaggacaagTGGGTTTGAAGGGAGAGGACAAAGAGTGAGTTTGTGTTGTGCTATGCGGGACATGTGATGTGCTAAAAGATAGTTTATCATGCTTAAAGGTAGTTTTTAAAAAGGCatttggcaaaaacaaaacaaatgaaagcaCTCAAGCGACTATTACACTTTAGCAGATAAACAGTTTCTGACAGTCATGTCTTTACCACATAGAAAGAAATCTAGCAAAGTCCTGACACTAGTCTTAAAATATGTATCACATTTCAGTTGATATTCTGTTTTAtgccataccataccatagcaAATCATtccatagcatagcatagcatagcataccATAGCAAATCATtccatagcatagcatagcatagcataccATAGCAAATCATACCATACCATAGCAAATCATtccatagcatagcatagcatagcataccATAGCAAATCATtccatagcatagcatagcatagcataccATAGCAAATCATtccatagcatagcatagcataccacaccacaccacaccataccatacataaaataaacaaggtcgaacggctgaaatgagcttcctccgcagggtgtctgggcacTCCCTTGGAAATAGGTTGAggaactcggccatccgggaggagctcggagtagagccactgctcttCCACATTAAGAGgaatcagttgaggtggcttgggcatctgtatcagatgcctcctggaagcCTCCCTTGGGAGATGTTCTAGACACATCCCTCTGGGAGGAGGTAGCAAGGGAcgccccaggacacgctggagagactatgtatctcggctggcctgggctCCCCCGGGCTCCCCCCGGGAGAAGCTGGAAGAGGcatctggggagagggaagtctgggcatctctactgagtctgctgctcctGCGACCTGCTCCTGGATGAAGTGGAAGGCGACGATGACGATGAAGGTCAAACTAAGGCTGGTAGTAAAAGCAGATGGTAAAGGAGCCTTCCTAATGTGCAGGGGTAGGTTATTCCACAATTGAGGAGTAACAATAGAGATGGCCTTGCCTCCTCTTAGTTTCCTCCTAGACCTTGGTACCTGCAAGAGCTGCTGTTAGGCAGACCTGAGGGACCGAGAAGGAAAGTAGGGATGAAAAAGCTTACAGAGGATTGGCAGGGCGAGATCATTcaaacaagtaaaacaaatataagaattttaaaattaattatttagaGGGCTAGCAATGTAGCTCTGGGGCTGTGTTCTTGCGGTCAGCAACATGGAAAACATTTATTGGAACAACAGAAGGTAAAATTATATCTGCCACTCTTCCTGAAAGAATTTCAAGTTTTTAATAAGGGTAACTTGTTGAGCTATGAGGATAATAGTGGTGACACCACCTGtaggtgattaaaaaaaactgagccAGAGGATTTCATCTGAGAAGTGTATCTGCAGGACAAGAGAGCATGGGTATAATTACCTAACACACCATTTGCCAGGGTAGGCAAGAACTGTgatgaaaagacaaaatcattGTTTTTGGCCCCTATAATGCAAGGTTAAAGATCAGCACTCAGCTGCACGTAATGAGACtaagaaacatttgaaaaacatttgaaaaactgGTACATGCTTTAGTGTCTTTACCTCTACCAGAAAACAATCAATCAGGCCGCTGCAACTCATCCAAAAGGCTGCTGCAAGAGTCCAAGATAATGGATCATATCACACAAGTCTTTGGCGCCCTGTGTGTAAAAGgatagatttaaaaatattgatgGTCTGTGAGATACTAAATGGCCTTGGGCCTAAATAGTTGGGTGAGACGTACAAAACGTCTTTCTTCGCCATACACTCACACAATTGCACCTAACAGTTAAAAAACTCTGCTGCTATTTAAGAATGCTTAGTATTAAAACAGATGTAATGATTCTGTGTGAACTGCAGTAATACAGTATGTATTACCAGCAGCGGTAAAGGTGGGTGGGCATGATGGTCGGCACATAGCAATTCCattctgcatttatttttcaagatgGTCTCTTGAAGACCATCTTCCATGTTTAGTTGTAATTGTAATTACTGTTAATATGGGTCCGTCCTTCCTCAAATGCACGTAGAGCCAGACTGTAGTAGTACATCCGCGGCATTCTTCGATAACTGCTTGCATTCCCTTTCAGTCTAAAAGCAGAAGTTTTTAAGGTTCTGTCATTTGACAGCAGAACCAATGCCTAACCCCGGTTGGCTGGCCAGTGATT
This genomic interval from Girardinichthys multiradiatus isolate DD_20200921_A chromosome 6, DD_fGirMul_XY1, whole genome shotgun sequence contains the following:
- the LOC124870423 gene encoding cyclin-Y-like isoform X1, which produces MGSTTSCCVSGSPKLRRNAHSRLEPYHQESDLSREETACNLQHISDRENIDELNMEYNPSDHPRASTIFLSKSHNDDVIYRSVREKQKSLFTNNHGILRRKYSSCSTIFLDDNTASQPNLKYTIKCVALAIYYHIKNRDTNGGMLLDIFDEKRHPLSKSEVPLDYNQYDPDQRQIYRFVRTLFSAAQLTSECAIVTLVYLERLLTYAEIDICPGNWKRIVLGAILLASKVWDDQAVWNVDYCQILKDITVEDMNELERQFLELLQFNINVPSSVYAKYYFDLRSLSESNNLSFPLEPLSREKARKLEAISRLCDDKYKDLRRAARKRSASMDNLCGRRWVPAILS
- the LOC124870423 gene encoding cyclin-Y-like isoform X2, coding for MRCFSNLLPYKKQCRTKHFPNCRDTNGGMLLDIFDEKRHPLSKSEVPLDYNQYDPDQRQIYRFVRTLFSAAQLTSECAIVTLVYLERLLTYAEIDICPGNWKRIVLGAILLASKVWDDQAVWNVDYCQILKDITVEDMNELERQFLELLQFNINVPSSVYAKYYFDLRSLSESNNLSFPLEPLSREKARKLEAISRLCDDKYKDLRRAARKRSASMDNLCGRRWVPAILS